One stretch of Pyrenophora tritici-repentis strain M4 chromosome 4, whole genome shotgun sequence DNA includes these proteins:
- a CDS encoding mediator RNA polymerase II transcription subunit 5, translated as MESVVDEWKAFLSRCIASRIPPDVFAAAVAQLHAKSPLPGRKLAALVLLPRAAGIDPRSIAILEQLLALKKVDASDVLTVTFLHSKDRRPINTGDEKAPKDAQWSNPPELEEIIFHRLHKAFASEERPVNNTEGLRTLIVVTRWMQVMVTSHTSDTMIQAMAGIQQPHQQSINAREGLAMLVIGVIENPRILAILSNPKGKDVRKNFVQSLSSFIPFLHNNSAGSQTSLSLANRLEMSQKQHDFFEKLPNVNGERNESTGLEVAALQLDAVMELPQVNTRPGLYVFLNALLVARPLTDDFTIISHLHSRYKVGYPLGIPQGSDLQQLEPQNMATDLITAAFDILANAMYRNEQSETLFYLKSFLINKVPILLTQLSGSIFPMTVEMCITQALSHVDPHAFPSFSQGFDDIMGSNNSLSDVRQDFLNACALHGLIAAGTVERLLGEAPMQGPPAKRYERKELLNQCKTNFDKISLYIDELENVDGNAGAIVAAVTDFIAHLCETQTTMYLKQLSCLIFRKPQAMDVMLQFTSPPSILRPLCQFLDDWHYDSDQGEHQPVYDEFGAILVCIMTFMYRYDLTYHDIGIGHDSFVAKLMQRGHHGMLPDELTEEQGKHLGNWLKGLYDSDKEGLSNEVFASCRPQEFYLTVPTLFRQTVVACSTGVLSFETVKGGLEYLGETFLLPSLIGGLTWMASYALLQTHNDLDAMIRIFNEVILSSPTSGDAQAMHSTIIAIVSSRLEKCFRTLQRREPNRTTLEPFIQAIKAHSHYERTAYATLKELDQWTNVPHSTLNTSLRHTVQQLSQWASTASLQPNPPSYTHRQIYASLKMLGATRTLRAIVEEVKNQTDAGNGAAALDIGISIICAPMVEDSPVSVDWVASQIVAPAPQRTRMNLREILKQEFDCAANLVATDPLTAETIVRLHRRVEAHFASLSETGLQAPPINIPSVHIGDMQSQTISDDLNRAIDDAAAASIVEDISNMDNKALQRSMDELTASEGLDLSSIGMGNGDSGTGDMGTDLGNLPDLDLGGGGDDDWGLDFDNM; from the exons ATGGAGTCCGTGGTCGATGAATGGAAAGCGTTTTTGTCTCGCTGTATTGCGAGCCGGATTCCACCAGACGTCTTCGCGGCCGCAGTCGCGCAGCTCCACGCGAAGTCTCCCCTGCCAGGTCGAAAGCTTGCTGCCCTGGTGCTTCTCCCACGCGCTGCAGGCATCGACCCGCGTTCCATTGCGATTCTCGAACAATTACTAGCCTTGAAAAAGGTCGACGCATCTGATGTCTTAACGGTGACCTTTTTGCACTCCAAGGATCGGCGTCCGATTAACACAGGGGACGAAAAGGCACCTAAAGATGCACAATGGAGCAACCCCCCAGAACTAGAGGAGATTATTTTTCATCGACTGCACAAGGCCTTTGCCTCGGAGGAGCGTCCTGTCAATAATACTGAAGGGCTGCGCACGCTTATTGTCGTTACAAGATGGATGCAGGTAATGGTGACATCGCATACCAGCGATACCATGATCCAGGCCATGGCTGGCATACAACAGCCACATCAGCAGTCCATCAACGCCAGAGAAGGCCTTGCCATGCTTGTAATCGGTGTTATAGAAAACCCAAGAATATTGGCTATCTTGAGCAATCCCAAAGGCAAAG ATGTTCGAAAGAATTTCGTTCAGTCGCTGTCCTCGTTCATTCCTTTCCTCCACAACAACTCCGCCGGATCACAAACATCCTTGTCATTAGCAAATAGACTAGAAATGTCACAAAAGCAACACGACTTCTTCGAGAAGCTTCCGAATGTTAACGGTGAGCGGAACGAGAGTACCGGTCTGGAAGTTGCTGCATTGCAACTTGACGCGGTGATGGAGCTTCCCCAGGTCAACACGCGGCCTGGTCTTTATGTGTTTCTGAACGCCTTG CTTGTCGCGCGGCCTCTGACTGACGACTTCACGATCATTAGTCACCTGCATTCACGATATAAGGTAGGCTACCCATTGGGTATTCCACAGGGTTCTGACTTGCAGCAGTTGGAGCCTCAGAATATGGCAACTGATTTGATCACTGCTGCGTTCGATATCCTCGCAAACGCCATGTACCGCAACGAACAATCAGAAACGCTGTTCTACTTGAAGTCTTTCCTTATCAACAAGGTGCCCATACTTCTCACGCAATTGTCCGGGTCAATATTCCCAATGACAGTTGAGATGTGTATCACCCAGGCACTCAGTCATGTCGATCCCCATGCTTTTCCGTCATTCTCGCAAGGTTTCGACGACATCATGGGGAGTAACAACTCCCTTTCTGACGTTCGACAAGATTTCCTCAATGCCTGTGCACTCCATGGCCTCATTGCAGCGGGTACCGTGGAGCGGTTGCTGGGCGAAGCCCCCATGCAAGGACCGCCAGCGAAGAGATACGAGAGGAAAGAACTGCTGAATCAGTGCAAAACAAACTTTGATAAGATCAGCTTATATATTGACGAACTTGAGAATGTAGATGGTAATGCCGGCGCCATCGTCGCCGCAGTCACAGAT TTTATAGCACACCTCTGCGAGACTCAGACGACTATGTATCTGAAGCAGTTGTCCTGCTTGATCTTCAGGAAGCCTCAGGCAATGGACGTGATGCTTCAATTCACCTCCCCACCCAGCATTTTGCGGCCACTATGCCAGTTCCTCGACGACTGGCACTATGATAGCGACCAAG GTGAGCATCAACCAGTCTACGATGAATTTGGTGCGATACTCGTTTGTATAATGACGTTCATGTACCGTTACGATCTGACGTACCACGACATCGGTATTGGACATGACTCTTTCGTCGCTAAACTCATGCAGCGCGGGCACCATGGTATGCTGCCAGATGAGTTGACTGAAGAGCAGGGAAAGCACCTTGGTAATTGGCTAAAGGGGCTCTACGACTCTGACAAGGAAGGACTTAGCAATGAGGTGTTTGCTTCTTGTCGCCCACAGGAGTTCTATCTGACAGTTCCAACATTATTCAGACAGACAGTCGTGGCTTGTTCTACAGGCGTGTTATCTTTCGAGACCGTCAAGGGTGGCTTGGAGT ATCTCGGAGAAACATTCCTTTTGCCGTCTCTAATCGGGGGTCTCACCTGGATGGCTTCCTATGCGCTCTTACAGACCCATAACGACCTTGATGCGATGATACGCATTTTCAACGAGGTTATACTCTCAAGTCCAACATCCGGTGATGCACAGGCTATGCACTCGACAATTATAGCGATAGTATCCAGCCGCCTCGAGAAATGCTTCCGCACACTGCAGCGCCGCGAGCCGAATCGCACTACTCTGGAGCCATTTATTCAAGCGATCAAGGCACACTCTCATTACGAACGTACCGCATATGCCACCTTGAAGGAACTTGATCAATGGACGAACGTGCCCCATAGTACACTGAATACATCTCTTCGACATACTGTACAGCAGCTGTCGCAGTGGGCTTCCACTGCATCATTACAGCCGAATCCGCCCAGCTATACCCATCGTCAGATCTACGCTTCGCTGAAAATGCTAGGCGCAACTAGGACGTTGCGGGCCATCGTAGAAGAGGTAAAAAACCAAACAGATGCTGGCAACGGTGCAGCTGCACTTGACATTGGTATCTCCATAATTTGTGCGCCTATGGTAGAAGATAGCCCAGTATCAGTAGACTGGGTGGCCAGCCAGATAGTGGCACCAGCGCCACAGCGAACTCGCATGAATCTGAGGGAGATTCTCAAACAAGAGTTCGACTGTGCGGCAAACCTCGTTGCAACAGACCCGCTAACAGCAGAAACAATTGTACGCCTACATCGTCGTGTGGAAGCACACTTTGCCTCACTCAGCGAGACCGGACTTCAGGCACCACCAATTAACATCCCTAGTGTACACATTGGAGATATGCAGTCGCAAACGATCTCAGACGACTTGAATCGAGCCATTGACGATGCGGCAGCGGCAAGTATCGTTGAAGACATTTCCAACATGGACAACAAAGCGCTTCAAAGAAGTATGGATGAGCTTACCGCATCCGAAGGTCTGGATTTGTCGAGCATCGGGATGGGCAATGGCGATTCAGGGACGGGCGATATGGGTACGGATCTGGGCAACCTACCTGACTTGGACCTGG GTGGCGGAGGTGATGATGACTGGGGATTGGACTTTGATAACATGTAG
- a CDS encoding ARA1, Aldo/keto reductase, related to diketogulonate reductase — MAFPSFSLASRTKVPSPSYTSRPALTPLQLPNRSSMPTIHLGVYLTSGKETYQAVRWALEAGYRAVDSAQMYHNERESGKAISDFLQSEANTDSLRREHVHFTSKLASNSAYETARKAISRSVKEAGLGYIDLFLLHSPYGGKQARLDSWRAVEDAINDGEVKTGGVSNYGVKHVRKLVASLLLDSKQTLSRHKASDDADADVVGCKRLLWLQELLDSSPRIPPAVNQIEVHPFNTREDITSFCQQHNIVVEAYAPLARALRMKHPKIVALSKKYSCTPAQLLVRWSLQHGYVPLPKSTKKERIVENSQIGGFEIDDADMETMDGLDEYLVTDWDPTDCD; from the exons ATGGCCTTTCCATCCTTCTCATTGGCCTCGCGGACCAAGGTGCCCTCACCGTCGTACACATCGCGCCCAGCTCTGACACCCTTGCAGCTCCCCAATCGCTCATCCATGCCCACCATTCATCTCGGCGTCTATCTGACGTCCGGAAAGGAGACGTATCAGGCTGTGCGATGGGCGCTCGAG GCCGGATATCGAGC GGTCGACTCAGCTCAGATGTACCATAACGAGCGCGAGTCGGGCAAAGCCATCAGCGACTTTCTCCAGAGTGAAGCTAATACTGATTCCCTCAGGCGGGAACATGTGCACTTCACTTCCAAGCTAGCGTCCAACTCCGCATACGAAACGGCCCGCAAGGCCATCAGTAGATCGGTCAAGGAGGCCGGGCTTGGCTACATTGACCTGTTTCTGCTCCATTCTCCGTACGGTGGCAAACAGGCGCGTCTGGACAGCTGGAGAGCCGTCGAGGACGCAATCAACGACGGCGAAGTCAAGACTGGAGGCGTCTCTAATTATGGAGTCAAGCAT GTTAGGAAACTCGTCGCCTCTCTGTTATTGGATTCGAAGCAGACTCTCTCCCGTCATAAGGCATCCGACGACGCCGACGCTGACGTTGTTGGCTGCAAGCGACTGCTTTGG CTGCAGGAGTTGTTGGATTCTAGCCCTAGGATTCCTCCAGCAGTCAATCAGATCGAG GTCCATCCATTCAATACGCGCGAAGATATTACGTCCTTCTGTCAGCAGCACAATATTGTGGTCGAGGCATACGCTCCGCTCGCCCGAGCCTTGCGAATGAAACACCCCAAGATTGTGGCCCTGTCCAAGAAGTATTCATGCACGCCAGCCCAGCTGCTGGTCCGCTGGAGCCTGCAACATGGCTATGTGCCGCTACCTAAAAGCACGAAGAAGGAGCGAATTGTTGAGAACTCGCAGATTGGGGGCTTTGAAATCGACGATGCCGACATGGAGACAATGGATGGATTGGATGAGTATCTGGTGACTG ATTGGGATCCTACCGATTGCGATTGA